In Microbulbifer agarilyticus, the DNA window TTGTTGCTGCTCCTCGCTCAACTGCGGTTCTGCAGCCTCCTCCACGGCCTGTGCCATAGCGCAGATTGGCAACAGGGCGAATATCAGCCCCGCTATCCCTACGATTCGAGAAAAAGTCATAAGTCCCCCAAGTGTTTTTTTATGTTTTGGTGAAAGTAATCAAAGAATACGAATGCTCACAGCAGGCGCGCCCAAGCCGCCGGATCGGTAAACAGGACAAATACCAGACCGGTGACCGCACCCCAGAAGTGCGCGTCGTGATTGATGCGACTGCTCTTATCGCGGCTGGCATAGACGCTGTAAATCAAATACAAAACACCAAACAGCCAAGCCGGCAGCGGAATCGGCAGGAATAAAAGGTAAAGCTCGGACTGCGGGTAATACACGATATAGGCAAACACCACCGCGGAAATGGCTCCCGAAGCGCCGACGCTGGCGTACTGGGGGTTATCGTGCTCTTTGAACAGAGTGGGTATGTGGCTGGTAATCAGTGCCAGCGCGTACAGCAGCACAAACAGGGTACCGCCAATGCGCTCGGCAAGCTCGCTGCCAAAGAGCCACAGGCACCACATGTTGACCGTAAGGTGCAGCAGGTTTGCATGTACGAAGCCGGCCAGATAAATGGAATCAAGATTTTGTCCGCGCCATACGCGGTAGGGGCGGAAGGCACACTCTTCGAGCAAACGCGGTGACAGGTACAGCGCGGCAAGGCT includes these proteins:
- a CDS encoding rhomboid family intramembrane serine protease; translated protein: MTADSSSSLSLLSLLTPTTILLVVTTVVSLAALYLSPRLLEECAFRPYRVWRGQNLDSIYLAGFVHANLLHLTVNMWCLWLFGSELAERIGGTLFVLLYALALITSHIPTLFKEHDNPQYASVGASGAISAVVFAYIVYYPQSELYLLFLPIPLPAWLFGVLYLIYSVYASRDKSSRINHDAHFWGAVTGLVFVLFTDPAAWARLL